The Nodosilinea sp. PGN35 genomic sequence AGGGTCATAGACAGATTCGCAGAATTCCTCTGCCTGAAGCATAGAACGTAGTCCCCGGGGATGTCGCCTGTGTACGCAAACAGAACATCGGCCTGGTTCAAATACCGAGACAAATGCACCTATTGATCAGTAGTATTACCGAGTGGTAAAGTAATACAAATGAACTATTTCCAATCATGCTTCTCCTTCCTTCTGAACGCCGCTTACATGACTGTTTGAGGCAGTGGGTAGCTATTCACGGCTACGCCCCCACAATCCGAGAAATGAAGACTGCCCTGAAGGCGTCTTCAACATCTTCAGTGCAAGATCTACTGGAACGATTGCAGCGTAAAGGGTTGATCGATCGACAGCGCGGGCGATCGCGAGCCATCCGCCTGCGGTTTAGCGAACTGCCTTTGCAGGGAAGGATTCAAGCGGGCTATCTGACAGAGCAGCCAAACTGTTGGGAGTGGATCCGATTAGACGGCAATTGTTACGAAAAGGGTGACTATGCCCTTAAGGTATGCGGCGATAGCATGGTAATGGCGCAAATTTTTGACGGCGATGTCGTCGTTATTCGCCCGACCCAAGATATTTGGGCCATTCGCCCAGGGCAAATTGCCGTTGTTTTGATTGAAGGTGAAGGCACAACGCTCAAGCACGTCTACTGCCGCGAAGGCGATCGCCATGTGATCTTAAAGCCCGCCAACCCAGCCCTTCCATCCCGAACACTAGAGTGGTCTCAAGTAGGCGTGCAAGGTGTCATGGTTGGACTGCATCGCCTTAGCGATGAGCTATGGATAGCAATTTGACCAGCGCGACTGAGTACCCTTCTAGTAGACTGCCAAGCTAAAGATGACGGGACAGTGGGGTATACGGTTCAAGGTTTCAGGTTCTAGGCGAGCCGTAGACCATATACCTTGCACCCTGCACCCAGAACGGCTGGCCCCTGTCAAAATCAGCTTGGTCAAGTACTAGTACCCTGAGGCATAAGTCAGCCAACCATTCCTGACACCTGACACCCGAGACCTGACAACCTCAGCAACGGTGGCCATATTTCTGCCAGGCAGTACTAGGCAAATGCCCCCGGGCAAACGATTACCCCAACCAGCGAGCGACATCCTTAGCGTGGTAGGTCAAAATCAGGTCAGCACCGGAGCGCTTGAAGCTAGTCATGGTTTCCATCACCACTTTTTGCTCATCGATCCAGCCGTTGAGGGCGGCGGCCTTGACCATGGCGTATTCGCCCGACACGTTGTAGGCCGCTACCGGCAGGTTGGTGGCCTGCTTCACCCGCCAGATGATGTCCATGTAGGCCAGGGCGGGCTTCACCATCAGCATGTCGGCCCCTTCGGCGATGTCGAGCTCAATTTCTTTGAGGGCTTCGGTGCCGTTGGCCGGGTCCATCTGGTAGGTGCGGCGATCGCCAAACTGGGGCGCACTCTCCGCCGCGTCCCTAAACGGCCCGTAGTAGGCCGAGGCGTACTTGGCCGCGTAGGAGAGAATCGGCAAGTCTTCAAAGCCGCTCTCATCGAGCCCGGCACGAATCGCCTGCACAAAGCCATCCATCATGCCGGAGGGGGCAATGATGTCGGCCCCCGCATTCGCCTGGGCCACGGCGGTTTTCTTTAGCAGCTCCAGGGTGGGGTCGTTGAGCACCCGACCGCTGAGGTCACCCACCTCTAAGTAGCCGCAGTGGCCGTGGGAGGTGTACTCGCACAGGCAAGTATCGACAATTACCATCAGGTCGGGCACCGCCTCTTTAACGGCGGTGGTGGCCTTTTGCACAATGCCGCAGTCGTGCCAGGCCCCGGTGGCATCGGTGTCTTTTTCGTCGGGAATGCCAAACAGAATGATGGCGGGAATGCCCAGGTCGTAGACTTCCCTGGCTTCTTCGACGATTTTGTCAATGGAGAGCTGGTAGACCCCCGGCATCGACGAAACTTCCTTCGCCACCTGGTCGCCCGGCACCGCAAACAGCGGATAGATCAAGTCGGCCTGGGTGACCAGGGTCTCTTGCACCATGCGGCGGAGTTGGGGGTGCTGGCGCAGACGGCGAGGGCGATGGGTCGGAAACATGGCCTGTAGTGTGATGAGGACTGGTCTAAACAATAAAGCTTCATTAAACTAAAGCTTTATTTAGGGCCTAAAACAAGCGCTTGGTTACGTTCCGTAACTAAGTTTTGAACCACGCTGAGGTCTAGACTTCACGGGCTGTGCCGGTATGCGGGTAGAAGTGGATGCCACCCAATTGGCGGTCGCTCAACTGGTTAGGTCCCAGATGGGCGATCGCGCACCCGCTCTACCCCACCGAACCAATCCAAAACCACCCCCTACCCAAGGCTGAAAGGATTTTTTTAAGCCACGTTGCAAAATCCCCACGGCGGTATGCTATGTTTATAAGCCGTGTCCGGTAAACAACTGCACACGGTTCCCCGCGAGGGGGTCGCTAGCTCAGCGGTAGAGCACTCGGCTTTTAACCGATTGGTCCTGGGTTCGAATCCCAGGCGACCCATAAATTTTGTTTACTTTGACCTACTCCTCAAGTAGCAAAGTTCACGGTTCGTGCCCCCAAGTGTTTTATGATGGGGCAGAGCAGCGGGATAAACACATCCCAGCTGAGTGGGGAGTTCTTTTAAGCTTGACTTTAGCTTGTCCAAACATTTCGTTATATATCCATCGATCTATTCTAAGATTGATGAGTAAGGCTACCTACTGAAACGTCTGAAGGCCTAACGGCGAGAACACACTAGGAGGATTTTTATGGCGCTTGTCTCACTGAGGCTACTGCTGGATCACGCAGCTGAAAACGGCTACGGCATTCCGGCCTACAACGTAAACAACCTGGAGCAAATTCTGGCCATCATGAAGGCGGCGGATGACACCGACAGCCCCGTGATTTTGCAGGCCTCTCGCGGTGCGCGCTCCTACGCTGGTGAAAACTTCCTGCGTCACCTGGTGCTGGCCGCCGTTGAAACCTACCCCCACATCCCCGTGGTCATGCACCAAGACCACGGCAACTCTCCCGCCACCTGCTATTCAGCCCTGCGTAACGGCTTCACCAGCGTCATGATGGATGGCTCGCTCGAAGCCGATGCCAAGACCCCTGCCAGCTTTGAGTACAACGCCGCTGTGACCAGCGAAGTTGTTAAGGTGGCTCACGCTATCGGTTGCAGTGTAGAAGGCGAGCTGGGCTGCCTCGGCTCCCTCGAAACCGGCGCGGGCGAAGCGGAAGACGGCCACGGCTTTGAGGGCACCCTCAGCAAAGACCAACTGCTCACCGACCCCGATGAAGCAGTTCAATTTGTGGAAGCCACCCAGGTCGATGCTCTGGCCGTTGCCATCGGCACCAGCCACGGGGCCTATAAGTTCACCCGCAAGCCCACTGGCGAAATCCTGGCCATCAGCCGCATCGAAGAGATTCACCGCCGCCTGCCCAACACCCACTTGGTGATGCACGGGTCTTCCTCTGTGCCCCAGAAGTGGCTGGACATGATCAACGAGTACGGTGGTCAAATTCCTGAGACCTACGGCGTGCCCCTCGAAGAGATTCAAAAGGGCATCAAGAGCGGCGTTCGCAAAGTCAACATTGACACCGACAACCGCCTGGCCATTACCGCTGCCATCCGTGAAGCGGCGGCGAAGGATCCTTCTAACTTCGATCCTCGCCACTTCATGAAGCCCTCGATGAAGTACATGACCGAAGTCTGTGCTGAGCGCTACGACGCCTTCGGCACCGCTGGCAACGCCAGCAAGATCAAGCAGGAGCCTGTGGAAGTCTACGCTGTTAAGTACGCCAAGGGCGAACTCGACGCCAAAGTCTCTACCGCCGCTGTGGCTTAAGCAGAGCTAGGTCGCTTTCCTCAGGGAATTTGACCTAAATCTAAAAAAGCAGGGCTTCTTCGTCGAGGAGGCCCTGCTTTTTGGTAGTCAATTGGGTTAAACCATTCAGCAACTCTAGGAACGTTCAAACGTTTGAACGTTCCTGGGGAAATTGTCCTAACCAGACTGGCTACAGCTATAGCTGCCTAAATCAATCGATTGAGGGTCTCAAACAGCACATCCTGGGTGAAGCTGCCCTTGGTGATGTAGGCGTTGGCCCCGGCCTCGGCCCCCCGGCGGCGATCGTCTTCGCTGGCCAGGGTGGTCACCAGCACTACGGGTAGCTCACTGTACTCGCGCTGCTGCCGTATGCGCTGGGTGAGGCCGAGACCGTCTAGGTTGGGCATCTGCACATCCGACACGACGGCATCAAAGGAGCGCGATCGCAGCTTGTTAAAACCGTCTAAGCCATCTACCGCCGTCACCACCTCGTAGCCCGCCGACTCTAGAATGCGTTTTTCCTGGGTGCGGGTGGCGATCGAGTCTTCCACCAGCAGAATGCATCGGGGTCGCGCCTCAGTCTGGGCTTCGGCCAGATTGGCCGCCGCTGGGGCTGGAGAGCCCCGGCGATGGCGCACTGACGCGATCAAATCCTGGGGGTTGAGCACCATACAGACATCGCCAGTGCCCAGAATAGTGGCTCCAGAGATGTACCGCACCCGCTTAAGCAGTTGGCTTTGGGGCTTGAGCACCACCTCCTGCTCATCGAGCAGCGCCTCAATAAAAATTCCTAAACGGTCGGGGCCAGCCTGCAAAATAATGCAGGCAAGCCGCCGCTGAACAGGGTCTCCGGGGTTGGAGCTGGGCGATCGCCGGTTGTGTTTGGGTTCGACTCTGGGCAAATTCAGCAGGTCGGCCAGCCACACCACCGACACTGGCCGCTCGTTTCGCATAATCGCCGGGTGGCCCTCCAGGGTGAAGATCTCGCTGCTCTGAACCAGGCAGGCGGTCTCCACTAGCTCGGCGGGCAGCGCAAAGGTTTGCCCGCCCGCCGCCACCAGCAGCACATGGGCGGTGGCCAACGTCGTTCCCAGCTGAATGCTGAGGGTGCAGCCCTCCCCCGGCGTAGACTGCACTGAGATGCTGCCCTTCAGGCGTTCTACGTTAGTGCGCAGCACGTCTAGGCCAACTCCCCGTCCCGAAATCTCGGTCACCATGGTGCGGCTCGAAAACCCAGGACTGAGGATCAACCCTTGAATTTGAGCCGGGGTGAGCAGCTCTAGCTCCTCTGGGCGATACAGCCCCCGGCGCACAGCGGCCTGCTTAATCGAAGTCAAATCGAGTCCTCGACCGTCGTCACTCACTTCAATGCGAATTCCGGCGGAGGTGCGGTAGCCGCGCAGGGTCAGCGTTGCTACCTCGGGCTTGCCCTGTCGCAGGCGCTCGGCGGGGGACTCAATGCCGTGGTCAATGGCATTGTGGATCATGTGGAGCAGGGGATCTTTCATCTCCTCAAGAATGCGCTTGTCGGCGTGGGTATCGCCGCCTTCGATCACCAGCTGCACCTGTTTGCCCTCCTGGCGGGCCAGATCGCGCACCAGCCGGGGAAACAGGTTGAAGATGGTAGAAAGGGGAAGCAGGCGCAGGGTCCGAATCCCTTCCTCCAGGCGGCCTGTAATTCGCTCTAGGCGATCGCTGTCTTCGTGGAGAGCCGTGCTGAGCCCATCGGCCATCGCGCCGAGTTGTTCGAGCCGCTGCTCAGCCCGCTGGTGAAAGCCCTCAATCTGCGGCCACACCGGTTTGCCCTGCTGAGCCTCGTGGAGCAAGAAGCGGTTGATCAGCAGATCGCGGCTCCACTCTTCCCGCAGGGTGGCGATGGCATCGATTTCGGTGAGCCGGTGGGTGACTCGGGTCTTAGCCACGGTCAGCTCACCGCTGTCGTTCATCAGCGCATCGAGGCTCTGGGTAGGCACGCGAATTGTGTCGATGCGGTAGTTGGAGGCTTCGGTGAATGAAGCGTCGGGGGGGGAAGTGTCGGGCCGGGGGGGAGCCGGGGCGACCGGAGAGTCTGAGGCGGGCGGGGGAGAAACCAGTAAAGCAGGCGGTTCGGCCGGCAGATCGGGGCGAGGGGAGTCTGGGGAACTGGGGCTGGGGGCAGCTCCCATGAGTTCGGCGAGGACGTAGAACACGTTGACCCCGGTGGGCTCGCCAGTGGTGGCTTCGTGGACGAGCTGCTTGAGGGCGGTGAGGCCGTGGGCAAGGCGATCGCACAAATCCGCCGACAGGTCTGCTTCGCCGCGCAGCAGACCGCCGAGGATGTGCTCAATGTGGTGGGCCACCTTGCCCAGATCGCCTACCCCCAGCATATTGCCGTCGCCCTTGAGGGAGTGGGCCTCACGCATCAGCGCTGCGATGGTGGCGGAGTCATCGGGATGGTTTTCGAGGTGGAGCAGCCCGTCGTCGAAGGCTTGCAGACGCTCCTCACTGGCGGCTTTAAAGATATCGCGCAGCTCATCATCGGCAATGTAGCGATCGCTCAAACCGGGCGATTCCAGGGTGAGCACCGCCACCCTGGGGTTGCCGTTGAGCTCAGGTTCGGCTAGATGCTCCGCTGAAGACACGAAGTCTACACTAGAGTCTGCGGGGGCGATCGCGTCCTCGAAAATGGCATCGTCTAGCCCTAGGACCGTAGCCTCAGCATTTGCGGCGGCGATCGCGCCCTCGAAAATAGCATCGTCTAGGCTTGGGGCAGCAGCTGGCGCAGCGACTTCGGCCCCCATCAGCGTTGCCAGCACGTAGAACACCTCCACATCGGCAGGGGCACCGGTGACGGCGGCGTGGACGATCTGGCGCATGGCCGCCAGACCGTGGGCGAGGCGGTCAAACAGATCGGCGCAGAGGGTTTGCTCTCCCCGCGCGATCGCCCCAAAAATGTGCTCAATATGATGGGCAACTTTACCTAGATTGGTGACCCCGAGCATATTGCCATCGCCCTTGAGCGAGTGCGCCTCGCGCATCAGATCGGCAATGGTCTCAAGATCGTCAGGGTGTTTTTCCAGGTGAAGTAGCCCCTCGTCGAGGGCTTGCAGGCGCTCCTCACTGGCGGTTTTAAAAATGTCGCGGAGTTCGATATCGTCGATCATTAGGGTAGGGTGCTCCCCTCCGGTGTCTGCACGGGCATTGGTCAGGCTCTTAAGCTTTCTGGGCGTTTTGGGGGCGATGTACCTGGGTTCCCCTGAAGCCCATTGCAAACCTGGGGTAGGCCTAAATGGCCACCTTGAGCCGCAGGGCGCTCTCGTTGAGCTGGTGGGTGCCAACTTTGATCTGGGTAATGCCGTGGGCGTTTTCCTGGGCCCCGGTGTTAAGGCTGTTCATGGCGCTGACCACCTGCTGAATAGCGACGGCCTGCTGCTTGACGTTGAGGGAGATCTGCTGGCTGTTGAGCACCACATTGTTGACCGCGTCCGCCACCCCGACAAAGGCCTCGGCGGTTTCCTCGGCAATTTTCACCCCTGCTTCCACCTGCTTGGTACCTTCGTCAGTCACCATAACCGTAGAGTTGATGGCGGTTTGAATGTCGGCCACCAGGGCGTTGATTTTCTCGGCCGATTTTTTGCTCTGGTCGGCCAGCTTGCGAATCTCCCCTGAGACCACCGCAAAGCCCTTGCCGTGTTCACCAGCCCGTACCGCCTCAACCGCCGCGTTGAGAGCCAGCATATTGGTCTGGTTAGCCAGGTCGCTGACCAAACCAGAAATGCCGCCAATTTGGTTAGTTTGCTCGCTCAGGCGCAGAATCTGATCGGCGATCGCATCCACCTTTTCCCGTAGAACAGTCATGCCCTCCAGGCTGCGCTCCACGGCGAGGGTGCCGCCCTCCGCCAGCGCCAGCGCCTGCTGGGCTCCAGCGGCTGCCGATTCGGCCTGCTCTGCCGACTGCCGCGACGAGGCCCCCAGCTCGTCCATGGTGGTGCTGGTTTCGCTAACCGAGGCCACCTGCTGGCTGCTGGTGCGCTCCTGCTGCTCAACGCTGGTGGCAATTTCGCTGGCTGAGCTGACAATATCTCCCGCCGCTTGATTCATAATGCGAGAGGCTTTGAGCACCACCAGGGTGCCAAGCAAAGCAGACAAAAGCAGTGAGAGCGTGGCCGCTGTCAACAGCGTAAACTGTAGCCGACCCAGGGCCGCCGCCAGTAGAGCTTGATCTCGGGCGACAATTCCATCCTCAAGTTCTTCCATGGTCGTCAACAGACTGGCGATCTCGCTGTTGAGGGCTCGGCCATTGCTTTCTCGCCAAGCCTGCACGCCCTCAGCGCTCTGGTTTTGATTGACCAGATTGATCATATTTTGATGCCCATCAATAAACTGATCAATCAACGCCGTAATCTCAGCTAAATTTTGCCGCTGCTCTTCATTAGTAACCTGAATATTTAACTCCTCGACTACGGTTCTGTAATCTGTTCTGGCCTTGTTAAAATCAAGTAGCGAGGTAGGGTTTCTCTGGAGCAAGTAGCCGCGGGTAGCGCGATCCATAATCTGCATGTTGAGATTGACATGATCGACCTTCTCGCGCACTTCCCAGGACTGTTGCAGCTCCTCAGAAATTTTAGCCAGGTGACGAACGTTGACTACGGTCACACCAGCGGAAACGACCAGCGCGACCACCGGCACCGTGTAGCCCAGCATAATCCAGTGGCGCAGCTTCCAAAATTTGCGTTGATTCATCGATTCACTCCCCCGAGCGCGGTTCATGCGAAATGATTTAGCAGGCGAAACAAGCTGATTTATATTCATCAATTTTTCATCTCTTGGTCGTTTGACTGATCAACTACAAGCTGGCCCTGGGTGAGTAACTTCGGCAAGTCTAAAAGGCTCATAACTGAGTCCCCGTAGCGGGCAACGCCTCGCAGGTAGGGAATCGCATTGGCGTGAGCCGCTGTGGGCATAACCGCCACTTCCGATGCATCCACATAGACCACATCAAAGACCTCGTCGATCAGCACCCCAGCCACTAGCGACCCCAGGCGCATAACCACAGCCTTTTGAGCACTAGCGCCAGCGGCAGGGGACAAATTTAAGCAGTGCCGCACATCTACCAGGGTCAAAACTTCGCCGCGCAGATTCATGTTGCCGACGATGTGCGGTGGGCAGCAGGGAATGGGGGTGATCTGAGATACTTCGGTAAATTCGTGCACGGTCTCTAACCCCAGGGCAAAATGCTCGCCGTCTAGCCCCACCACGGCTAGGGCCGTCTGGGTTGAGGTGCTCTCGTCAATCAGCTGCTGAGTCAGCCCGGCGGCCCGAAGCTGTAGCACCTGCCGATCGGCGGGGCTAAACTGCGCCATAAATTGGTCAGTCTGGCCCAGGGGAGCGACGCTGAGATCGGGGCAGCCCTGCCCCAGGCCCATCGGATCTAGCAGCACCACGACAGTGTCTTCCCGCCGGGTCAGGCCAACCACGAGGGGAACCTCTGCCTGGCCCAGGTAGGGGGTCTCAAGGGCGAGGGTAATGCTGCTGGGGGCGATCGCCTCCACCTGCTGAATCTGATCCACGACCAGACCCAGCGGCTGATCGCCGCACCGCACCACAATTACAGCCTGGCTGAGATCGTTGGGCTGACGGGAGTAGCCCAAACAGACTTGCAGGTCAATAACCGGCAGCAGCTGGCCCCGCAGGTTGAGAATTCCCACCACCTCGGGGCCGACCTCGGGTACCGAGGCCAGGGCGGGCAACAAAAACATTTCCTGCACGGCTTCGGCAGCTAGCCCGTAGTCGGCACCGCCCAACGTAAATAACAAATACGATATCGAGTCCATTACCCATACCCCCAGGGGGACAAACACAGCACAGGAGGGCGCAATTCCATTGGCAAAATCGATCAAACTCTGCCCTGGGGGAGGAAAATCCAGCGCTTTCGGCTTAGCATTCCCCGATGGGGCGAGCAATCAGCAATTTAAGGCAAAAGAGAACAGTACAGGGCTCAAAGGCAATTATTCATCGGCCACCAAATTTTCACCTGTAGCCCGTGGTTGCCCCAGCAAACCGATCGCCTGGCCCTCAGCTGCCGTTGGGGAGCCGACGCCTGTTTAGATGCTCTTGCCACTGGGCAACAGTGACTTCACTTTGGTCATCTAGTAGGGCACCGGGAGGGAGTTTGGCCAACAGCGTCAGGGCGTGGTCGCGGGCTGTGCTGGCTTTTTCTGGCTGTTTGATACGGTCGTAAATGCTGGCTAAATCGAGGTAAGCTTTGACAAACTCGGGGTCTAAATAAATGATTTTGCGCAGGTGCTCTTTGGCGGTGGCCAAGTCATTTTCATCTTCGGCGATCTGGGCGAGCAGATAGTGCATGTCTAAGCTCAGAGGGGCCGCTTGAATTACCTGCTGGCAAAGCTGTTTGGCCTGGCTGTAGCTGCCAATGTTGGCGTAGGCCTGGGCAGCAATTTTGCGGGCGGTGGCGCACCGGGGGTGGGTCAGATAGAGCCGCTTGGCGGCCGCAATGGCGCTGCTGTAGGCGTCTTGTTTGAGCAAGGCGGCCGCCTCTTGCAGGGCCTGTTCTAAACTGGCATCATCGCTGGGGGCCAGCGCCCCTGAGGGCGTTGGCGGCGGTGAAACCACGGCTCGCTTGGGGACTGAGACGGGCGAGGCGGGCCTCACCGACGGCAACGGCTCAGGCAAGGGCTTTGGTGCCGGGGGTTTTTGATAGACCACCGACCCAGGGCAGCTGATGATCTGAAATTGACTGGTGTCCTGACCGTGGAGCTCGGTGTGACCGGTGAGCAGATAACCCTGGGGCACCAGAGCGCGGTGGAATTTTTGCAGAATTTGTCCGATCGCCCCGTGATCGAGATAGATAAAGACGTTGCGGCACAGAATGAGATCGATAGCCCAGCTGCCATCGCTCGCCCTCGGGCAGGGATCGTGGAGCAGATTGCCGTACTGAAAAATCACGCGCTGCCGCAGGCGATCGCAGATTTTGTAGCCCTGGCGATGGGGCTGAAAATACTGCTGCTGAAGGGCCGCTGACGTCTGCCGAAACGACCAGCTGCCGTATAGCCCCTCGCGGGCGCTGTGAATGGCGGTAGGGCTGATGTCGGTGCCGATCAGCCGCACGTCCCACTGGGCCCACGGAAAGTTGAGCTGGTCGAGGGCAATGGCGATCGAGTACAGTTCTTCCCCCGTTGAGCAGCCCGCGCTCCAAATGCCCAGGCGGGGTTTGCTGCCCAACGGAGCCGCCGCCTGCTGACGTTGAATAATATCGGGCAGGAGGCGATCGCTCAACAGCTTGATTTGGTTGCTGTCTCGAAAGAAATAGCTCTCATTTATGGTCAAAATCGAGTACAGTTCCCGCCACTCAGACCGGGCCTCTAGATGGGGTGCCGTCTTGAGCAGGTAGCTGTGGTAGTCCTCCAGCGATCGCAGCCCCAGCGCCTTAGCGCGCCGCCAGACTTTCTCCGACAAAAGCTGAAAATCTTGGGGGCGAACGCATAGACCAGAGTGATCGGCGATTAGGCTACTAATGCGCTTGAGGATCAGATCGTCCATGGCTAGTTTAGGGAGCTGGAGTCGACAGTAATAGCGTCTCTATCGTGGCCTGGGTGAGTCAAAATTAGCTGCCCCAGGTTGACGCGCCACAGGTTAGTTTTCTTGAAATTGGCCCCGGCCAGCTGGGCGTAGTCGAGGCAGGCTTCAGAGAGATTGGCCCGAAATAGGTTGGCATTTTCCAGGGAGGCATTGCTCAAATCGGCCAGTCGCAGTACCGCTTCGCGCAGGTCGGCCTCGGTCAGGTCAGCACCGCTGAGCACAGCGCGAAACAGGTTGGTTCCCACGCAGCTCGCCCGCCTCA encodes the following:
- a CDS encoding hybrid sensor histidine kinase/response regulator, with amino-acid sequence MSDRYIADDELRDIFKAASEERLQAFDDGLLHLENHPDDSATIAALMREAHSLKGDGNMLGVGDLGKVAHHIEHILGGLLRGEADLSADLCDRLAHGLTALKQLVHEATTGEPTGVNVFYVLAELMGAAPSPSSPDSPRPDLPAEPPALLVSPPPASDSPVAPAPPRPDTSPPDASFTEASNYRIDTIRVPTQSLDALMNDSGELTVAKTRVTHRLTEIDAIATLREEWSRDLLINRFLLHEAQQGKPVWPQIEGFHQRAEQRLEQLGAMADGLSTALHEDSDRLERITGRLEEGIRTLRLLPLSTIFNLFPRLVRDLARQEGKQVQLVIEGGDTHADKRILEEMKDPLLHMIHNAIDHGIESPAERLRQGKPEVATLTLRGYRTSAGIRIEVSDDGRGLDLTSIKQAAVRRGLYRPEELELLTPAQIQGLILSPGFSSRTMVTEISGRGVGLDVLRTNVERLKGSISVQSTPGEGCTLSIQLGTTLATAHVLLVAAGGQTFALPAELVETACLVQSSEIFTLEGHPAIMRNERPVSVVWLADLLNLPRVEPKHNRRSPSSNPGDPVQRRLACIILQAGPDRLGIFIEALLDEQEVVLKPQSQLLKRVRYISGATILGTGDVCMVLNPQDLIASVRHRRGSPAPAAANLAEAQTEARPRCILLVEDSIATRTQEKRILESAGYEVVTAVDGLDGFNKLRSRSFDAVVSDVQMPNLDGLGLTQRIRQQREYSELPVVLVTTLASEDDRRRGAEAGANAYITKGSFTQDVLFETLNRLI
- a CDS encoding CheR family methyltransferase; translation: MDDLILKRISSLIADHSGLCVRPQDFQLLSEKVWRRAKALGLRSLEDYHSYLLKTAPHLEARSEWRELYSILTINESYFFRDSNQIKLLSDRLLPDIIQRQQAAAPLGSKPRLGIWSAGCSTGEELYSIAIALDQLNFPWAQWDVRLIGTDISPTAIHSAREGLYGSWSFRQTSAALQQQYFQPHRQGYKICDRLRQRVIFQYGNLLHDPCPRASDGSWAIDLILCRNVFIYLDHGAIGQILQKFHRALVPQGYLLTGHTELHGQDTSQFQIISCPGSVVYQKPPAPKPLPEPLPSVRPASPVSVPKRAVVSPPPTPSGALAPSDDASLEQALQEAAALLKQDAYSSAIAAAKRLYLTHPRCATARKIAAQAYANIGSYSQAKQLCQQVIQAAPLSLDMHYLLAQIAEDENDLATAKEHLRKIIYLDPEFVKAYLDLASIYDRIKQPEKASTARDHALTLLAKLPPGALLDDQSEVTVAQWQEHLNRRRLPNGS
- a CDS encoding methyl-accepting chemotaxis protein, whose protein sequence is MNQRKFWKLRHWIMLGYTVPVVALVVSAGVTVVNVRHLAKISEELQQSWEVREKVDHVNLNMQIMDRATRGYLLQRNPTSLLDFNKARTDYRTVVEELNIQVTNEEQRQNLAEITALIDQFIDGHQNMINLVNQNQSAEGVQAWRESNGRALNSEIASLLTTMEELEDGIVARDQALLAAALGRLQFTLLTAATLSLLLSALLGTLVVLKASRIMNQAAGDIVSSASEIATSVEQQERTSSQQVASVSETSTTMDELGASSRQSAEQAESAAAGAQQALALAEGGTLAVERSLEGMTVLREKVDAIADQILRLSEQTNQIGGISGLVSDLANQTNMLALNAAVEAVRAGEHGKGFAVVSGEIRKLADQSKKSAEKINALVADIQTAINSTVMVTDEGTKQVEAGVKIAEETAEAFVGVADAVNNVVLNSQQISLNVKQQAVAIQQVVSAMNSLNTGAQENAHGITQIKVGTHQLNESALRLKVAI
- the fba gene encoding class II fructose-bisphosphate aldolase (catalyzes the reversible aldol condensation of dihydroxyacetonephosphate and glyceraldehyde 3-phosphate in the Calvin cycle, glycolysis, and/or gluconeogenesis) codes for the protein MALVSLRLLLDHAAENGYGIPAYNVNNLEQILAIMKAADDTDSPVILQASRGARSYAGENFLRHLVLAAVETYPHIPVVMHQDHGNSPATCYSALRNGFTSVMMDGSLEADAKTPASFEYNAAVTSEVVKVAHAIGCSVEGELGCLGSLETGAGEAEDGHGFEGTLSKDQLLTDPDEAVQFVEATQVDALAVAIGTSHGAYKFTRKPTGEILAISRIEEIHRRLPNTHLVMHGSSSVPQKWLDMINEYGGQIPETYGVPLEEIQKGIKSGVRKVNIDTDNRLAITAAIREAAAKDPSNFDPRHFMKPSMKYMTEVCAERYDAFGTAGNASKIKQEPVEVYAVKYAKGELDAKVSTAAVA
- the lexA gene encoding transcriptional repressor LexA — translated: MLLLPSERRLHDCLRQWVAIHGYAPTIREMKTALKASSTSSVQDLLERLQRKGLIDRQRGRSRAIRLRFSELPLQGRIQAGYLTEQPNCWEWIRLDGNCYEKGDYALKVCGDSMVMAQIFDGDVVVIRPTQDIWAIRPGQIAVVLIEGEGTTLKHVYCREGDRHVILKPANPALPSRTLEWSQVGVQGVMVGLHRLSDELWIAI
- the hemB gene encoding porphobilinogen synthase, encoding MFPTHRPRRLRQHPQLRRMVQETLVTQADLIYPLFAVPGDQVAKEVSSMPGVYQLSIDKIVEEAREVYDLGIPAIILFGIPDEKDTDATGAWHDCGIVQKATTAVKEAVPDLMVIVDTCLCEYTSHGHCGYLEVGDLSGRVLNDPTLELLKKTAVAQANAGADIIAPSGMMDGFVQAIRAGLDESGFEDLPILSYAAKYASAYYGPFRDAAESAPQFGDRRTYQMDPANGTEALKEIELDIAEGADMLMVKPALAYMDIIWRVKQATNLPVAAYNVSGEYAMVKAAALNGWIDEQKVVMETMTSFKRSGADLILTYHAKDVARWLG
- a CDS encoding chemotaxis protein CheW, whose translation is MDSISYLLFTLGGADYGLAAEAVQEMFLLPALASVPEVGPEVVGILNLRGQLLPVIDLQVCLGYSRQPNDLSQAVIVVRCGDQPLGLVVDQIQQVEAIAPSSITLALETPYLGQAEVPLVVGLTRREDTVVVLLDPMGLGQGCPDLSVAPLGQTDQFMAQFSPADRQVLQLRAAGLTQQLIDESTSTQTALAVVGLDGEHFALGLETVHEFTEVSQITPIPCCPPHIVGNMNLRGEVLTLVDVRHCLNLSPAAGASAQKAVVMRLGSLVAGVLIDEVFDVVYVDASEVAVMPTAAHANAIPYLRGVARYGDSVMSLLDLPKLLTQGQLVVDQSNDQEMKN